One stretch of Calonectris borealis chromosome 5, bCalBor7.hap1.2, whole genome shotgun sequence DNA includes these proteins:
- the LOC142083182 gene encoding LOW QUALITY PROTEIN: inositol 1,4,5-trisphosphate receptor-interacting protein-like (The sequence of the model RefSeq protein was modified relative to this genomic sequence to represent the inferred CDS: deleted 1 base in 1 codon): MILVGPFQLRIFYGDETAIGRQVIMNPKYSTTQAPVKKISSSPAFTSTPGQLERLSRAVSAHAGGGRAGRGPGQKRGPRGGGFSPCIEGPAARGSALGRARGRRRRGWRRPCCLPAASPPLLPAPSSLRLPSPLPPPPPPSPTEPLLSLLLQAMAAIKFFALVVQIIIQLLQMVGDELDEATRERMQQRAEMLSREMTRLLQELEQSTQEQSTQEQSTREQSGFAWGALLFAALQQWQFWAIAGALVLLFGLCWWLRKRSREPGSSSKEGSSRSRVDKEDQEEKPSFALDVGRISVKRLLDLPISFTMAEKLVEELLRICRNLSRNSFKPRLKPAIRVGIPCEGWSPREEDIIYRLLVPLQPPRGHAFHLELGTAGERPAKDSYIRVELECTCRREQLGENMLCFLHHPEEELRRNQGPSLLGTLCTGPYLDLEKTTHWFQILVEGAWMLLPLSRDYRLTVLPSRRSCKLRLTSASNSTLLIEMMFAVQQEDSDTFLSIE; this comes from the exons ATGAtcctcgtgggtcccttccaactcaggatattctatggtGATGAGActgccattggcaggcaggtgataATGAACCCCAAATACAGCACCACGCAAGCTCcggtgaagaaaattagctctagccCAGCCTTCACCAGTACACCGGGGCAGCTGGAGCGGCTGAGCCGGG CGGTGAGTGCGcacgcggggggaggccgggctgggcgagggccggggcagaaacgcggcccccggggcggggggttctcACCCTGCATCGAGGGCCCAGCCGCTCGCGGGAGCGCcttgggcagggcacggggccgccgccggcgcggctgg cgcaggccttgctgcctcccagctgcctcgccccctctcctacccgcccccagctccctgcggctcccgtccccgctccccccgccgccacctcccagccccactgaaccccttctctccctcctcctgcaggccatggCCGCCATAAAATTCTTCGCCTTGGTTGTGCAAATCATCATCCAGCTCCTGCAGATGGTCGGTGATGAGCTGGATGAGGCCACGCGCGAGCGCATGCAGCAGCGCGCGGAGATGCTGAGCCGGGAgatgactcggctgctgcaggagctggagcagagcacccaggagcagagcacccaggagcagagcacccgggagcagagcggctttgcctggggagccctgctctttgctgccttgcagcagtggcagttctgggcgattgctggagccctggtcctgctcttcgggctctgctggtggctcaggaaaaggagccgtgagccaggcagcagcagcaaggagggcAGTTCCAGAAGCAGGGTGGATAAGGAGGACCAAGAAGAAAAACCCAGTTTTGCACTGGATGTGGGCAGAATTTCGGTCAAGCGCCTCCTGGACTTGCCAATATCATTCACGATGGCggagaagctggtggaagaactTCTCCGTATCTGCCGAAACCTTTCCAGGAATAGTTTCAAGCCGCGACTGAAGCCAGCCATCAGGGTGGGCATCCCCTGCGAAGGTTGGAGTCCCCGTGAGGAAGACATCATCTACCGCCTGCtcgtgcccctgcagcccccccgtgGGCACGCCTTCCACCTGGAGCTGGGCACCGCGGGGGAGAGGCCGGCAAAGGACTCCTACATCCGCGTGGAGCTGGAGTGCACCTGCCGAagggagcagctgggggagaaCATGCTGTGCTTCCTCCACCACCCTGAGGAGGAGTTGAGGAGAAATCAGGGTCCCAGCCTCCTAGGCACTCTCTGCACTGGCCCCTACCTCGACCTGGAGAAAACCACCCACTGGTTCCAGATATTGGTAGAAGGAGCCTGGATGCTTTTGCCTCTGTCGAGAGACTACCGTTTAACAGTGCTGCCCTCCAGGCGCTCCTGCAAGCTCCGGTTGACAAGCGCTTCCAACAGTACCCTTCTGATTGAGATGATGTTTGCGGTGCAGCAAGAAGACTCGGACACCTTCCTGAGCATTGAGTAG
- the LOC142083184 gene encoding LOW QUALITY PROTEIN: inositol 1,4,5-trisphosphate receptor-interacting protein-like (The sequence of the model RefSeq protein was modified relative to this genomic sequence to represent the inferred CDS: deleted 1 base in 1 codon) has translation MFLQESTMDPPARVMTPMYDSERNRGKSLHQSPYVGLTGDFNFPAANWDCHRAETNRPRKLLEPTLKSHFLRAQERAIPLCRKSSKKGRRLAWLTRNLLWELRRQTKVIFYGDETAIGRQVIMNPKYSTTQAPVKKISSSPAFTSTPGQLERLSRGPGQKRGPRGGGFSPCIEGPAARGSALGRARGRRRRGWRRPCGLPAASPPLLPAPSSLRLPSLLPPPPPPSPTEPLLSLLLQAMAAIKFFALVVQIIIQLLQMVGDELDEATRERMQQRAEMLSREMTRLLQELEQSTQEQSTQEQSGFAWGALLFAALQQWQFWAIAGALVLLFGLCWWLRKRSREPGSSSKEGSSRSTVDKEDQEEKPSFALDVGRISVKRLLDLPISFTMAEKLVEELLRICRNLSRNSFKPRLKPAIRVGIPCEGWSPREEDIIYRLLVPLQPPRGHAFHLELGTAGERPAKDSYIRVELECTCRREQLGENMLCFLHHPEEELRRNQGPSLLGTLCTGPYLDLEKTTLWFQTLVEGAWMLLPLSRDYRLTVLPSRRSCKLRLTSASNSTLLIEMTLAVQQEDSDTFLSIE, from the exons ATGTTCCTGCAGGAGTCTACTATGGATCCCCCAGCCAGGGTGATGACACCGATGTACGATTCTGAAAGGAATCGAGGGAAATCTCTGCATCAGTCGCCCTATGTCGGCCTTACGGGCGACTTCAACTTCCCGGCTGCTAACTGGGACTGTCATAGAGCAGAGACGAACAGGCCCAGGAAACTCCTGGAGCCCACGTTGAAG agccatttctTAAGAGCACAGGAGCGGGCAATTCCCCTGTGTCGCAAGTCaagcaagaagggcaggaggctggcttgGCTGACCAGGAATCTCCTTTGGGAACTTAGGCGGCAAACGAAAGT gatattctatggtGATGAGActgccattggcaggcaggtgataATGAACCCCAAATACAGCACCACGCAAGCTCcggtgaagaaaattagctctagccCAGCCTTCACCAGTACACCGGGGCAGCTGGAGCGGCTGAGCCGGG ggccggggcagaaacgcggcccccggggcggggggttctcACCCTGCATCGAGGGCCCAGCCGCTCGCGGGAGCGCcttgggcagggcacggggccgccgccggcgcggctgg CGCAGGCCTTGCGGCCTCCCAGCTGCCTCGCCCCCTCTCCTAcccgcccccagctccctgcggctcccgtccctgctccccccgccgccacctcccagccccactgaaccccttctctccctcctcctgcaggccatggCCGCCATAAAATTCTTCGCCTTGGTTGTGCAAATCATCATCCAGCTCCTGCAGATGGTCGGTGATGAGCTGGATGAGGCCACGCGCGAGCGCATGCAGCAGCGCGCGGAGATGCTGAGCCGGGAgatgactcggctgctgcaggagctggagcagagcacccaggagcagagcacccaggagcagagcggctttgcctggggagccctgctctttgctgccttgcagcagtggcagttctgggcgattgctggagccctggtcctgctcttcgggctctgctggtggctcaggaaaaggagccgtgagccaggcagcagcagcaaggagggcAGTTCCAGAAGCACGGTGGATAAGGAGGACCAAGAAGAAAAACCCAGTTTTGCACTGGATGTGGGCAGAATTTCGGTCAAGCGCCTCCTGGACTTGCCAATATCATTCACGATGGCggagaagctggtggaagaactTCTCCGTATCTGCCGAAACCTTTCCAGGAATAGTTTCAAGCCGCGACTGAAGCCAGCCATCAGGGTGGGCATCCCCTGCGAAGGTTGGAGTCCCCGTGAGGAAGACATCATCTACCGCCTGCtcgtgcccctgcagcccccccgtgGGCACGCCTTCCACCTGGAGCTGGGCACCGCGGGGGAGAGGCCAGCGAAGGACTCCTACATCCGCGTGGAGCTGGAGTGCACCTGCCGAagggagcagctgggggagaaCATGCTGTGCTTCCTCCACCACCCTGAGGAGGAGTTGAGGAGAAATCAGGGTCCCAGCCTCCTAGGCACTCTCTGCACTGGCCCCTACCTCGACCTGGAGAAAACCACCCTCTGGTTCCAGACATTGGTAGAAGGAGCCTGGATGCTTTTGCCTCTGTCGAGAGACTACCGTTTAACAGTGCTGCCCTCCAGGCGCTCCTGCAAGCTCCGGTTGACAAGCGCTTCCAACAGTACCCTTCTGATTGAGATGACGTTAGCGGTGCAGCAAGAAGACTCGGACACCTTCCTGAGCATTGAGTAG
- the LOC142083185 gene encoding inositol 1,4,5-trisphosphate receptor-interacting protein-like 1 — MAAIKFFALVVQSIIQLLQMVGVELDEAMRERMQQREEMLSREMTRLLQELEQSTREQSTQEQSTQEQSGFAWGALLFAALQQWQFWAIAGALVLLFGLCWWLKKRSCEPDSSSDEESSSSDREQVVEEEEEEEEEGGNGDVYDLQRFYDEHIQSPVQNLATECKEVKLLVDHFILVMEKLFSKSFFPVLQSAIGVGSAFEGWSPREEDIIYRLLVPLKSPQGHVFHLVQDTAGEMPARDFCIHVDLVCTCLNEQLAGEMLCFLHCPEEELSRKQEPSLLRTLCTGSYLDVQKTAHWLQDWLKDVWVVLPQSRKYRLTVLPSSRSCKFQVTNGNNRSLWIEMIFGVQQRDSDIFVSSRTLDTIFTPSIVWPESYTVAEVKFFRHVASHAPQDSVHLKCLQLCARILMCRGSSTYALKTAVMHLLTLSRWGSVSFVPGLLRIMRYLHHCLEEKRLNHFFFGNENVPEEIILPPAFQTADPLNLFQHLAQDPDAHAEAVREFMKLGDRLARVRGVPRDAFAGLIPDGR; from the coding sequence atggCCGCCATAAAATTCTTCGCCTTGGTTGTGCAAAGCATCATCCAGCTCCTGCAGATGGTCGGTGTTGAGCTGGATGAGGCCATGCGCGAGCGCATGCAGCAGcgtgaggagatgctgagccgggagatgactcggctgctgcaggagctggagcagagcacccgggagcagagcacccaggagcagagcacccaggagcagagcggctttgcctggggagccctgctctttgccgccttgcagcagtggcagttctgggcgattgctggagccctggtcctgctcttcgggctctgctggtggctcaAGAAAAGGAGCTGTGAGCCAGACAGCAGCAGTGACGAGGAGAGCTCCAGCAGCGACAGGGagcaggtggtggaggaggaggaggaagaagaagaagaaggcgGCAATGGTGATGTATATGACCTGCAAAGGTTTTATGACGAGCACATACAGTCGCCAGTTCAGAACTTGGCCACAGAGTGCAAGGAGGTGAAGCTCTTGGTGGATCACTTCATTCTTGTCATGGAAAAGTTATTCTCAAAGAGTTTCTTCCCAGTGTTGCAATCAGCCATCGGGGTGGGCAGCGCCTTCGAAGGTTGGAGTCCCCGTGAGGAAGACATCATCTACCGCCTGCTCGTGCCCCTGAAGTCCCCCCAGGGGCACGTCTTCCACCTGGTGCAGGACACTGCGGGGGAGATGCCGGCAAGGGACTTCTGCATCCACGTTGATCTGGTGTGCACCTGCCTGAAcgagcagctggcaggagagatgctgtgctTCCTCCATTGCCCCGAGGAGGAGCTGAGCAGAAAACAGGAGCCCAGCCTCCTACGCACCCTCTGCACCGGCTCCTACCTAGATGTGCAGAAAACTGCCCACTGGTTACAGGACTGGCTGAAAGATGTCTGGGTGGTTTTGCCTCAGTCGAGGAAATACCGTCTAACGGTGCTGCCCTCCAGCCGCTCCTGCAAATTCCAGGTGACCAATGGCAACAACAGAAGCCTCTGGATTGAGATGATATTTGGGGTGCAGCAACGCGACTCGGACATCTTTGTGAGCAGCCGGACTTTAGACACCATCTTCACCCCAAGCATCGTGTGGCCGGAGAGCTACACTGTGGCAGAGGTGAAGTTCTTCAGGCATGTGGCCAGCCATGCCCCGCAGGACAGCGTCCACCTCAAATGCCTGCAGCTCTGCGCCCGCATCCTGATGTGCAGAGGCTCTTCCACCTATGCCTTGAAGACAGCTGTGATGCACCTCCTGACCCTGTCACGCTGGGGCAGCGTCTCTTTCGTGCCGGGGCTGCTGCGCATCATGCGGTACCTGCACCACTGCCTGGAGGAGAAACGCCTCAACCACTTCTTCTTTGGCAATGAGAACGTGCCCGAGGAGATAATCTTGCCCCCAGCCTTCCAAACGGCCGATCCGCTCAACCTCTTCCAGCACCTGGCGCAGGACCCGGATGCCCACGCCGAGGCAGTGCGTGAGTTCATGAAGCTGGGAGATCGGCTCGCAAGAGTGCGGGGAGTACCCAGAGATGCGTTTGCGGGGCTCATACCTGACGGCAGATGA
- the LOC142083187 gene encoding inositol 1,4,5-trisphosphate receptor-interacting protein-like 1: MAAIKFFALVVQSIIQLLQMVGDELDEAMRERMQQCEEMLSREMTRLLQELEQSGFAWGALLFAALQQWQFWAIAGALVLLFGLCWWLKKRSREPDSSSDEESSSSDREQVVEEEEEEEEKGGNGDVYDLQRFYDEHIQSPVQNLATECKEVKLLVDHFILVMEKLFSKSFFPVLQSAIGVGSAFEGWSPREEDIIYRLLVPLKSPQGHVFHLVQDTAGEMPARDFCIHVDLVCTCLNEQLAGEMLCFLHCPEEELSRKQEPSLLRTLCTGSYLDVQKTAHWLQDWLKDVWVVLPQSRKYRLTVLPSSRSCKFQVTNGNNRSLWIEMIFGVQQRDSDIFVSSRTLDTIFTPSIVWPESYAVAEVKFFRHVASHAPQDSVHLKCLQLCARILMCRGSSTYALKTAVMHLLTLSRWGSVSFVPGLLRIMRYLHHCLEEKRLNHFFFGNENVPEEIILPPAFQTADPLNLFQHLAQDPDAHAEAVREFMKLGDRLARVRGVPRDAFAGLIPDGR; encoded by the coding sequence atggCCGCCATAAAATTCTTCGCCTTGGTTGTGCAAAGCATCATCCAGCTCCTGCAGATGGTCGGTGATGAGCTGGATGAGGCCATGCGCGAGCGCATGCAGCAGtgtgaggagatgctgagccgggagatgactcggctgctgcaggagctggagcagagcggctttgcctggggagccctgctctttgccgccttgcagcagtggcagttctgggcgattgctggagccctggtcctgctcttcgggctctgctggtggctcaAGAAAAGGAGCCGTGAGCCAGACAGCAGCAGTGACGAGGAGAGCTCCAGCAGCGACAGGGagcaggtggtggaggaggaggaggaagaagaagaaaaaggcgGCAATGGTGATGTATATGACCTGCAAAGGTTTTATGACGAGCACATACAGTCGCCAGTTCAGAACTTGGCCACAGAGTGCAAGGAGGTGAAGCTCTTGGTGGATCACTTCATTCTTGTCATGGAAAAGTTATTCTCAAAGAGTTTCTTCCCAGTGTTGCAATCAGCCATCGGGGTGGGCAGCGCCTTCGAAGGTTGGAGTCCCCGTGAGGAAGACATCATCTACCGCCTGCTCGTGCCCCTGAAGTCCCCCCAGGGGCACGTCTTCCACCTGGTGCAGGACACTGCGGGGGAGATGCCGGCAAGGGACTTCTGCATCCACGTTGATCTGGTGTGCACCTGCCTGAAcgagcagctggcaggagagatgctgtgctTCCTCCATTGCCCCGAGGAGGAGCTGAGCAGAAAACAGGAGCCCAGCCTCCTACGCACCCTCTGCACCGGCTCCTACCTAGATGTGCAGAAAACTGCCCACTGGTTACAGGACTGGCTGAAAGATGTCTGGGTGGTTTTGCCTCAGTCGAGGAAATACCGTCTAACGGTGCTGCCCTCCAGCCGCTCCTGCAAATTCCAGGTGACCAATGGCAACAACAGAAGCCTCTGGATTGAGATGATATTTGGGGTGCAGCAACGCGACTCGGACATCTTTGTGAGCAGCCGGACTTTAGACACCATCTTCACCCCAAGCATCGTGTGGCCGGAGAGCTACGCTGTGGCAGAGGTGAAGTTCTTCAGGCATGTGGCCAGCCATGCCCCGCAGGACAGCGTCCACCTCAAATGCCTGCAGCTCTGCGCCCGCATCCTGATGTGCAGAGGCTCTTCCACCTATGCCTTGAAGACAGCTGTGATGCACCTCCTGACCCTGTCACGCTGGGGCAGCGTCTCTTTCGTGCCGGGGCTGCTGCGCATCATGCGGTACCTGCACCACTGCCTGGAGGAGAAACGCCTCAACCACTTCTTCTTTGGCAATGAGAACGTGCCCGAGGAGATAATCTTGCCCCCAGCCTTCCAAACGGCCGATCCGCTCAACCTCTTCCAGCACCTGGCGCAGGACCCGGATGCCCACGCCGAGGCAGTGCGTGAGTTCATGAAGCTGGGAGATCGGCTCGCAAGAGTGCGGGGAGTACCCAGAGATGCGTTTGCGGGGCTCATACCTGACGGCAGATGA